In Corylus avellana chromosome ca2, CavTom2PMs-1.0, the following proteins share a genomic window:
- the LOC132171202 gene encoding dof zinc finger protein DOF1.4-like, protein MGLSSKQVSSDGLDWSQNLLQELPKAPPPMRRQQQQNQQQQSEPLKCPRCDSANTKFCYYNNYNKSQPRHFCRACKRHWTKGGTLRNVPVGGGRKNKRIKKSTAAAPSATTSTSTSNTLLAIQGQQQQRQSLPVSLGDQRCMSEILYQSLLHPPSSLPQKNLINSANNNNNCLGSTLPHLPLDQTLQFPFSSSSSFNTNPLFSVSSSFPSSNVYNYSEEINTKEAQEPTITTSSSTATQPWQIPTTTTTTGMDMSTYWNWEDMDPFASTDLNLPWDDSEIKP, encoded by the coding sequence ATGGGGTTGAGTTCTAAGCAGGTTTCTAGTGATGGGCTTGACTGGAGCCAGAACTTGTTACAGGAGCTGCCAAAGGCTCCTCCTCCAATGAGGCGGCAACAGCAGCAAAATCAGCAGCAGCAATCCGAGCCATTGAAGTGTCCAAGGTGTGATTCTGCGAACACCAAGTTCTGTTACTACAACAACTACAACAAATCCCAGCCTCGGCATTTTTGCAGGGCTTGTAAAAGGCACTGGACTAAGGGCGGAACTCTGCGCAACGTTCCTGTTGGTGGCGGCCGCAAGAATAAGAGGATTAAAAAGTCCACCGCTGCTGCGCCATCTGCCACCACCAGCACCAGCACCAGCAATACCCTGTTGGCAATCCAAGGTCAGCAGCAGCAGAGGCAGAGTCTTCCTGTTTCGCTTGGCGATCAAAGATGCATGTCTGAAATTCTCTACCAGTCGTTGCTTCATCCGCCGTCTTCTCTGCCACAGAAGAATTTGATCAACTCtgccaacaacaacaacaactgtTTGGGTTCAACTCTGCCTCATCTTCCTCTAGACCAAACCCTGCAGTTTCCCTTCTCAAGCTCAAGCTCTTTTAACACAAACCCATTATTCTCAGTTTCATCTTCTTTCCCCTCCTCCAACGTTTATAATTACTCTGAAGAAATCAACACCAAGGAGGCACAGGAGCCAACCATTACCACAAGCAGCAGCACTGCCACTCAGCCATGGCAAATacccacaacaacaacaaccaccgGCATGGACATGTCAACTTACTGGAATTGGGAAGATATGGACCCCTTCGCCTCCACTGATCTCAATCTACCTTGGGATGATTCTGAAATCAAACCATAA